The proteins below are encoded in one region of Apium graveolens cultivar Ventura chromosome 4, ASM990537v1, whole genome shotgun sequence:
- the LOC141719830 gene encoding uncharacterized protein LOC141719830, whose amino-acid sequence MEKLWMACFKCGKVGHIEKNYKELVQRANVLRITRPPLPTPPVQPRARTLNMTVKDVVQDANVIAGMLIINSIEGKTLIDSGAIRSSVFENFVDKLNCVTHPLKSKLVIEVANQDRVTVDRRYPNYDIILEGCHFSVDLIPFMLRELDVILGMNWLRNHDAQIECKDNKQGDCYDKDVKPILAHVIDFSKESPKMEENHVVCEFLNVFPDVLPGLPPDQEIEFTIDLAPGTEPFSKAPYRMAPVKMKLLAMQLQELLDEGVIRSILSPWVK is encoded by the exons ATGGAAAAACTATGGATGGCTTGTTTTAAGTGTGGGAAAGTTGGTCACATAGAAAAGAATTACAAGGAGCTTGTTCAAAGGGCTAATGTTCTTAGAATCACTAGACCTCCTCTACCAACTCCACCGGTACAACCAAGGGCTAGAACCTTGAACATGACCGTGAAGGATGTTGTTCAGGATGCAAATGTGATTGCAGGTATGCTTATCATAAATTCTATAGAAGGAAAAACGTTAATAGATTCTGGAGCTATAAGATCATCTGTATTTGAGAATTTTGTGGATAAGTTGAATTGTGTTACCCACCCTCTAAAATCTAAATTGGTTATTGAGGTAGCGAATCAGGATAGAGTTACTGTCGATAGAAGATATCCTAATTACGATATTATATTAGAAGGATGTCATTTCTCCgttgacttaataccttttatGTTAAGAGAActtgacgttatattaggaatgaattGGTTGAGGAATCATGACGCTCAGATTGAATGTAAGGATAATAAG CAAGGAGATtgctacgacaaggatgtgaagccTATTTTGGCCCATGTGATTGATTTTAGTAAAGAATCACCAAAGATGGAAGAAAATCATGTTGTGTGTGAATTTCTTAACGTATTTCCTGATGTATTGCCCGGACTTCCGCCAGATCAAGAAATTGAATTCACCATTGATTTGGCCCCTGGAACTGAACCATTctcgaaagctccgtatcgaatggcgcCAGTTAAAATGAAGTTGTTAGCGATGCAATTACAAGAGTTATTGGACGAAGGAGTAATCCGATCAATTCTATCACCTTGGGTGAAGTAG
- the LOC141719831 gene encoding putative LRR receptor-like serine/threonine-protein kinase At4g36180 gives MHKGVSLGAIMGALKVPLQETPQMVKAQIPQHINLPATKPKDGMIEPKLKSIQNEDDVEIEILKMATEGPCLDNEFGDFLEQLKVSLNFNHFSYKKAVNNNINFLRVVLVTRQMFKEKRIVVNINDSGVDRMRKVELAGRLKEIDERHAREKAERETNEMKYADKIKMFEQRSNELKKLSGKLPVELFGLLNLQVVTLQENLLSGDVPEGFSSLSGLQFLNLSSNEFTGEIPAEYGFLHSLQVLSLSNNHISGLIPVELGNSSTLEVLELRGNSLTGNIPDDISDLTHLRDLDLGRNRLTGIPDSLSRLLNLTELNLSSNNLTGDIPADLLLILSLKYLNLSSSNLEGEIPWRLASMFNDPSVFENNRKLCGKPLHNECKNERRKKIKRLILLILVIAAGAAILAFCCCGYIIGLVRWRKKLRAGLTGEKKKSPTRGSSGTEGDRGSGHNGGPKLTMFNAKITYAEALEATRHFDEENVLSRGQYGLVYKATFLDGMVLAIRRIPDTSVNEGTFRKEAEFLVKVKHRNLTVLRGYYIGAPNTRLLVYDYMPNGNLSTLLQEASHQDGHVLNWPMRHLIALGIARGLAFLHSTSMVHGDIKPQNVLFDADFEAHLCDYGLEKLALAPNAEASSSSTPIGTLGYVSPEATLSGQSSKEADVYSFGIVLLEILTGRKAVMFTEDEDIVKWVKKQLQRGQISELLEPGLLELDPESSEWEEFMLGLKVGLLCTTTDPLERPSVTDVVFMLEGCRIGPDIPSPADPTSTSPL, from the exons atgcaTAAAGGTGTgtctttgggagctatcatgggtgcatTGAAAGTCCCTCTTCAGGAAACTCCTCAAATGGTAAAGGCCCAGATTCCTCAACATATCAACTTGCCTGCTACCAAGCCAAAGGATGGGATGATAGAGCCCAAGCTAAAATCAATTCAAAATGAGGATGATGttgaaattgaaatactcaaaATGGCAACCGAAGGCCCTTGTCTTGACAATGAGTTTGGTGATTTCCTTGAACAATTAAAAGTCTCACTCAATTTCAATCATTTCTCCTACAAGAAGGCTGTAAACAACAATATCAATTTCCTGAGAGTGGTACTTGTTACTAGACAAATGTTTAAGGAAAAGAGAATTGTGGTTAATATAAATGACTCTGGAGTTGATAG AATGAGGAAGGTTGAATTAGCTGGAAGGTTAAAAGAAATAGATGAAAGGCATGCAAGGGAAAAGGCTGAGAGGGAAACAAATGAGATGAAGTATGCTGATAAAATTAAGATGTTTGAACAAAGGTCAAATGAGCTTAAA AAGTTATCCGGGAAGTTGCCAGTTGAGCTATTTGGGTTGCTAAATTTACAAGTTGTGACTTTGCAGGAGAACCTCTTATCCGGAGATGTTCCTGAAGGTTTTAGCAGTTTGTCGggtttgcagtttttgaatttGTCATCTAATGAATTTACAGGAGAGATTCCCGCTGAGTATGGTTTTCTTCATTCATTACAGGTTCTATCCTTGTCTAACAATCATATCAGTGGCTTAATTCCCGTTGAGCTGGGCAATAGTTCCACTCTTGAAGTACTAGAGCTACGCGGAAACAGTTTAACAGGCAACATTCCAGATGACATCTCTGATTTAACTCATTTAAGGGATCTTGATTTAGGTCGAAACAGGTTAACTGGC ATACCAGACTCATTGTCAAGGTTATTAAATCTTACAGAGCTAAATCTTTCATCAAACAATTTGACTGGAGATATTCCAGCAGATCTTTTGCTCATTCTTAGCTTAAAATACTTAAATTTGTCTAGTAGTAATCTTGAGGGTGAAATTCCGTGGAGATTGGCTTCAATGTTTAATGATCCTTCCGTGTTTGAAAATAACAGAAAATTATGTGGCAAGCCGTTGCACAATGAGTGCAAGAatgaaagaagaaaaaaaataaagagGTTGATATTGTTAATCCTTGTTATTGCCGCGGGAGCTGCCATTCTTGCATTTTGTTGTTGCGGATATATTATTGGTCTTGTACGATGGCGCAAGAAGTTGAGAGCTGGGCTTACCGGGGAGAAGAAGAAAAGCCCAACACGTGGAAGCTCAGGAACTGAGGGAGACCGCGGAAGTGGACATAATGGAGGTCCAAAGCTCACAATGTTCAATGCCAAAATAACATATGCAGAAGCACTTGAAGCAACTAGACATTTTGATGAGGAAAATGTATTAAGTAGAGGACAGTATGGACTCGTGTATAAAGCCACATTTCTTGATGGAATGGTGCTTGCAATTCGTCGCATACCAGATACATCTGTTAATGAAGGCACTTTTCGCAAAGAAGCTGAATTTTTAGTGAAGGTAAAACATCGAAATTTAACAGTTCTACGTGGTTATTACATTGGAGCACCAAACACTCGTCTGCTTGTTTATGATTACATGCCTAATGGGAACTTATCGACTCTTCTTCAAGAGGCATCTCATCAAGATGGCCATGTACTTAACTGGCCAATGCGCCACTTGATTGCACTTGGCATTGCACGCGGTCTAGCATTTCTGCACTCAACTTCAATGGTTCATGGAGATATCAAACCACAAAATGTGCTGTTTGATGCAGATTTTGAAGCGCATCTTTGTGATTATGGGCTAGAAAAGTTGGCTTTGGCGCCAAATGCAGAAGCTTCCTCATCTTCCACACCAATCGGAACATTAGGCTATGTATCACCCGAGGCAACACTAAGCGGCCAATCAAGCAAAGAAGCCGATGTTTACAGTTTCGGGATTGTGTTACTCGAAATACTAACTGGAAGGAAAGCAGTGATGTTTACGGAAGATGAGGACATTGTGAAATGGGTAAAAAAGCAGCTACAAAGAGGCCAGATATCAGAACTTTTGGAACCTGGTTTGCTTGAACTTGATCCAGAATCATCAGAATGGGAAGAATTTATGCTAGGCCTGAAAGTTGGTTTGCTTTGCACAACTACAGATCCCCTGGAAAGACCATCAGTGACAGATGTAGTGTTCATGCTTGAAGGCTGTCGCATCGGACCGGATATTCCATCACCTGCTGATCCAACGTCCACTTCACCTCTTTGA